The stretch of DNA ATTGAAAGACCTTGAtggctgtaatttttttaaacttcccttTAAATATGCAAATGATTATGATTGACATCAGAAACACAAAAAAGATCACAGCTGCTGGATTTGCTGTTAACTTATCCCTGCCCAGGGGGATCTACTACCCCATCAGTGCCTCCTGAGGCAGGGACTTAAGGGAGCTGGGCAGTAAATGTTGATCCCAGGGTAGAGGCTGAAGGTCTGACCTCCAGGGACACAGGGCGAGGCTATTTTGCCATTCAGCAGAACTTCTCCCACGTTGCTTCTACAGTTTGACAGCAGACTCCCAGCAACTACTTCCCTGGTTAATAAACTGGCAGTAAATTGAAACCTTCATTTTCTAGTGCACTTCATGTAAAGGGAGCAGACCCTCTAGAAATGAGTAATCATTTGTACAACTCCTCAAAAAATATGCTGATAAACTCACAAAGTTCTGTTATTGCTAAACACTAGTTGCATTTCCTTGGGTAAGCACCATAAAAAATTCACTGCAGTTTTTAGAAAGAAGATGCCAGTCACATTTTAACTGCTAGAGAGGAGAGAGTTGGGGAGAGGCTTACCCAAGGAAATGCTAACTGGGCATAAAACTCAAAAAGAGAGGCCAAGTCAAAGGCCCAGTTCCAAAACAAGAGCTAAGAAGGAGAGATgggtccaggtgcggtggctcacacctgtaataccagcactttgggagggcgaggcagatggatcacctgaggtcaggagttcgagaccagcctggccaacgtggtgaaatcccgtctgtactaaaaatacaaaaaattaaccaggcatggtggctgcagtatgcctgtaatccccgctgctcgggaggctgaggcaggagaattgcctgaacccgggaggcagaggttgcagtgagccaagatggcaccactgcactccggcctgagtgacagagcaagacttcgtctcaaaaaaaaaaaaaaaaaaaaaaaaaggggagagagaaggagagatggGCCTTGCAGGGAAACCAGACCTTCCCAAGAGAGCATTGACTTAAGTGCTTCTCAGACTCAAGATCTCAGAGCACCTGGATGGCTAAGGCTTTTCATTGCAGATCATgacatgtagatttttttttttttttttttgagacagagtctcactctgtcacccaggctggagtgcggctcggctcactgccatctctgcctcccaggttcacgccattctcctgcctcagcctcccgagtagctgggactacaaggcgcccgccaccatgcctggctaattttttgtatttttagtacagatggggtttcactgtgttagccaggatggtctcgatctcctgacctcgtgatctgccggcctcggcctcccaaagtgctgggattacaggggtgagccaccgcgcccagccaacatatagatttaacaaatttaaagaattaaacaaaccccatttctacaaaagatacaaaagaagaattagccgtgtgtggtggcatgcacctgtagtcccagctaccagagaGGTTGAGGTGGCAGGCACTGAGCCCACAacatcgaggctgcagtgagcagagatggtgccactgcactccagcctgggcaaaacaaaTAAGCACAAACCAAAATTCTCAAGTAGATGAACAGGAGTCAGCACCAAAGCTTCAATATGTATAGAAGATAGAAGGAAAATTGTAATTCTACCCTGTaatatgtgtttgtgtctgtctgtctgtctgtctgtctttgtgcgagtgagagagaggagacagagaaaactGGACCAAGACCATATATCACTTTAATAACAGAACTCCTTGGACCAGTTCACAGAACTGTCATTTAAAACCAATGTCCTAGACCAACTCCAACCTTCTTGTTTTCCAGTGTACCCACCCCACACAGGGCCAGCCACAGCCAGGTGAGAACAGGAaggggagtggagagggagagTGGAGAGGGTCCTGACTCCCATAGGCTTCATCTGGGCTGGCCCAGCCTTGACCCCATCTGCCCAGGAGCCTCTCAGCCATGGAGTCCTCTAGGGAGGCACTTAGCCCACCTAGAGCACAGGAAAAAGGTGGGACGGGGGGCACCTCCCAGCACCCTCCCAAAAGACTCAcacaggggcagggaggggagagggcagaAGGGCAGGCTTCCTGCTGCTTCTAGCAGCCTCTTCATCTCCAGCTCCTACCTCTCTCCTCCCCCTCATCCCTCAGCAACCACAGCATGCCCAACCAAGTCCCAGCCTCTCTTCTGTCATTGAGTCTCTAGTGAGAAAGAGGACTCTGAAATCAGGGCCCAAGAGGAGAGACCTGTTGGCTGGGTGGCTGGCCAGTGGGTAGTGACTGTTCCTCACACACAGTAGTAGGAGGTCCATGCGTTCTGTGTCGGAGGCTACTGCCTCTCCTCCATTAGTGGAGCTGCTGGAGGCCCCAGGAAGCATGAGGCAGTGGTGTGCAGTGAGACTGGAGGAAACAGCAGGACTCAGAGGAGGGAGTCCTAGACCAAAAGGGAAAGGAACTGATTCACAGCATGGCTCTACACTAGCCAAGCGACTTTTATTTTAGTAAATCACTTAACCATGCAGGGCCTTGATTTTCACTTCTATCAAATGAGGCTAAAAATATCTGCTGCTCAAGATTTTTTGTAAGATTTCTTTGAGAAGATCAATACATACATTCCCTGTAAACTCCGAATGTATTATCTAccaacccccacccctgcccaacCTTAGAGGAAGATGCTTTTCATGATCATGCCCtaaatttgtaaaatactttaggtaaataatgtttttgttttgttttgtttttgagacagagtcctgctctgtcgcccagcctggagtgcagtggcacgatctcagctcactggaacctccgcctcccaggtttaagcgattctcctgcctcaacctcccaagtagctgggtgcgtgccaccatgcccagctaacttttgtatttttagtatagacagggtttcaccatgttggtcaggctggtctcgaactcctgacctcgtgatccgcccacctcggccgcccaaagtgctaggattacaggcgtgagccaccccacccgacCAGTAATGTGTTTTTATACACATTATCTCACTTGGCCTTCCCATTGAACAGATGAAGGAGAGTGGCTTGCCCGGAGTCACACAATTTACGTAGGTGCAGAACCCGAACTGCTAAATGCTGAGCTCTCTCCACAGTGCAGGGAATGTGGCCACTAGTAACTGCCTTAGAGACCAGGGATGAATGATGGTAACAGATATACACATAAATAACAcgataggccgggcacagtggtgcatgcctgtaatcccagcactttgggaggccaaggctggtggatcacctgagctcaggagttcaagaccagcctgaccaacatggtgaaacccatctctactaaatacaaaaaattagccaggcgtggtggtgcatgcctgtaatcccagctacttgggaggctgaggcaggaaaatcgcttgaacccgggagatagaggttgcagtgagctgagattgcaccattgtactcctgcctgggcaacaagagcaaaactccatctcaaaaaaaaacaaaaaacactgcagATCACTCACTCTAAGCctagcactgtgctaggcattgtaCGGGTCTTATTTAATAGCATATAACAATAGCATATAAGTAGCCATCATGGTTATTATCAGGAAATTAAGGTTTAACAAAGTTAGAAATTTGCCAAAGGTCGACACAGGAAATGGTAGATCTGGGATACAAACTCAGGCATACTCTTACCCAGTTCATCCTTAAACTGATAGAAATCCAATGGATTCCATGTTTAAGCTTCACTTCTTCCTCCACTCACTCTGGGGAATATGTCCTAGCACCCTCCCCAGTCCCCAGCAGGGCCCGGGCCTAAGGGGTAAGGTTCCTTGCATTCGAGGGCAGGTCCTTTAGAAATCTCCCTGCCCTACTCCTGCCCCCACACTCACCTGAGCAGTGTCATGGATCCAGTCCAGAAACTCAGCTACCTTGGCGTAGACACCTGGGTGATTGGGCTCTGCGCAGCCACGCCCCCAGCTGACCACCCCCACTAGGCGCCATGTGTCCCCATCTGGGCACACTAGGGGGCCCCCGCTATCTCCCTAAGGGATCCAGGCATGGAGACACAGAGAAACAGCCAGTTAGTTCTTCCTGATGGAGAGCACCAGACCACTATGGCAAGTGGAATCTCCTTACTGGGCCCCGCCTGCTTCTAGCTGAGATATCTGCTGGCCTCACCCCTCCTTAAACCCTTAGCATGAGCTCCAGACTTGCCTAGGTGCCCCTCCTTCTAGAGAGGCTGTCTCACACCACTGACAAGCTCAGACCAGGGCAGGGGGCCAAGTCACAGCAGgccccctgccctcccacccccacctccactcccaccctcaccccagccaCCACAGGCCACACCTGGCATGCATCAGCCCTTCCGTCCAGGTAGCCAGCGCAAAGCATGCGGGGGGTGAGGGCTCCGCTGTACACGCAAGAGCTGTTGCAGAGCTGAGTGCTGAACAAGGGCACCACCGTGTCCTGGAGCATATCCGAGCTGTAAGCTATGAGAGACACCGAGAAAAACTGCAGGGCACAAAgcaaggcccaggcaggcagagcaGCAAGAGGGGAGGTAATTCGAAGTCCCAGAGACAGGGAGACCCAAAGAGGCGAGCCCAGGGTGGGAGCTGTGGACGCTGAGCAAGGAAGCAGTAGGCTATCGGACTtgggggctgggagtgggaaGAGCAGGAGGACTCACACATACACCAAATGTGAGACCATGGCGCTCCTGGGACAAGGGGAGGGGGAGTAAAAGGGTCTGGGTTTAGGGAAAACTTGCAGTAGATGTTCTCCCCAGAAAGGCCCAAGCAGGGGAGACTGGAGACCCTAGGCCTGACCAAGGGTGATGCCAGGGAAAAACAGGGCTGGCACTGTCATGTGGCCAGGGGATGTGGCCTTGCCTCACCCTGGGGAAGAATGCCTCCCACACCCGCCCCTGCACCGAGGGCCCAGGGAGCTGACTCACTATGGCTAGGGTGGGTGTGGCCCCAGCCAGACACCCAGCACCGCGAGCCCTTCGGAAAATGCTGTTCCTTGGCCGGCAGGCACACAGCGCCCACAGTGTCTGTAGAGAGGCACATGGTCCTGGTCCCCAGTCAGGCTTGGCTTCCCCCACTGCAGAGCCTGGGCGAAGGACCCAGGACTGGCAAGTCCTCCTCAGCCCCCTTCTCAAACAGTCCTGGCTCCTGGGTTCCACCAGCCAGGCCTCCTAGATGGCTATGCAAGTGGGGCACTGTCCCATCTTTGGGGTCCCCTGTCACAGAGGACAGCATGCAAACTGCAGTGTGCATGGCGCCCTCTATGGGTGGACAGGACCCATgctgccccctccccacacctggGGATGGAGTGGGGGTGAAAATTCTTTCAGGCCATGGGCACCCAACTTCTAATGAGGACAGTGTTTCCAAAAACGTGACATATCCCATGGGTGCAGCCATGCATGATTTTAGGTAGTACATAGGCACACTATTGAGTAAAGCATTCACTTGGGGAGAACGCCATGTCCTTTTCAATTCTCTTTCAGTCCCTCTAACCGCATCACAGAGAAAGACTTCATTTGGTGCTGGTCTGTGCCTTTCTTACTGCCTGCCGTCCTCCCACCAAACAGGAGACAGCACGCCCAGGTGCAGCAACTTCTGCAGCGGACTCAGCTACCTAGAACTTCCACACTGATTTCTTTTCATGCTACATATTTTTGTGGTTAGGATCTATTTATTATAAGTAACATAGGTTCTCTAGTTAGGTAAGTAATATAGGTTCTCTAACTAGAGATACTAATTATTATCTATTTACTATacctattttgtatatttaaatagtAAATATGCTATTTACTTACTATACTATATAGTAAATATACTATTTATTATAactaaataagtatatttaaaagagaaatactACTACAGTAGATACTCATGTAGTATCTACTACTTAGATACTAATATAGtcgtatttttcttttaaatacactTATTTCGGTCAACtaagaaagttttcttttccttttttttctttttttttttttgagacggagtcttgctttgtcacccaggctggagtgcagtggcatgatctcagctcactgcaatctctgcctcccaggttcaagtgatcctcctgcctcagcctcccgagtagctgggactacaggcatgagctaccacacccagctcatttttgtatttttagtagagacggggtttcaccatgttggccaggctggccttgaactcctgacctcaaatgatctgcccacctcaccctcccaaagtgctgggattacaggcgtgagccgccatgcccagccttagAAATATCTGTTGAACGATAGTTCACGTATGTGATACAATTTGTGAAATGTGTATGGCAATGACTGTTATTTGGGAAACTTAAGGCTACAGGTAATGACGGGAGGAAGGAGTGTTAAGTATATGTgaacgtatatgtgtgtgtacagtgtgcatgtttgtgtgtgtggtgtgtgtgcgcaAGTGTGTTCATGTGAGCACGTACATGTGAGCATGTGTGAATGCTCACGTGTGAGTCTATGTGCACATGactgtgtgagtgcatgtgtgtgtgtgtttgtaggtgAATGCCCACATGCACGTGTGTGTCGGGGAGAGTGGCTGCTGGTatagctccagcctgggctcacGGGCAGGTGCAGCAGCAGGAGGAGCCCTGGCATCAGGCTTAGGAACTGTTTGCCACATGACCTTGAAGAGAGTTGCTTCCCTCCCTGCACTGCAGTGCTCTTGTCTGTATCTACCTGTTTCAACTATCTATCAGGGTTGTTACGAGGACTGaaagagaagatatttgaaaaaatgtatcTCATAAACTGTAACATGGCACCAAATGGCTAGGACCCGAGGCTAGCCTGGGGACAGGGGTGGAGCAGCCTATTGGTGGATGGGGCAGCTGCTTCAGACCTCAAGGCAAAGCCCACCTGCCCCCTAGCCATGAAATGGGTCTGAACCTCTTTTCCCAAAAGAGCCTGTACAAGAGTTGATAACAATTTCAGAACCAGATGATGCCAAAATTCACTAGTCCCAAAATAAATAGAATGTTTTAAGGTTTACAGTGTTCAGAGGAAACTTCAGAAATCAGCTCACCACTCTCCCACCCAGCCCCCGCCCTCTCTCGCCATAGTCTCCAGCCTGCCCACCCTCAAGCCAGTGCCGCACCTGAGAAGTTGAGAGCGGTCTGGAGCCTCAGGAGGGCGACGTCGTAGTCATGATTCTGGGCACTGTAGAGGGGGTGTGGGATAATCCTCTCCACCAGAGCCCCTTGGTGGGGCCTGACGGCACTGTGGCTGACCAGCCCCGCATGAACCCGCCAGCTGGACAGGCGGGCCAGCCTGAAACTGCACACAGGGGCCATGCTGAGCGGGGAAGGAAGGGGCAGAAGAGGTGTTCCTAAGCAAGGTAGCAGGTGGAGGAAGCTGGCCAGAGCAGCCATTGGTGGGGGGGCCGTCAGCAGGCGGTGAGCTCCCAGGCCCCACAGACTATGCCTCTTAGTATCACCCCAGCAGCCGGCAAGACACTGGGCAtgcagtaggtgcttaataaatgctgcAGGACTGATGGATAGAGAAGACTATGGGTCATCTGCAACCACCACTCCCTCTTTCCTGCATAACTTCCCTCCAAGTTTTATAACAAACACATAGAGGGCCTTGTGTTGGAAAAACTTCCCCTGGTCCCATCTCTCAACTTACTGTGTGTGATCATGGGAGAGGCACTTCTCCCTCTCAGCCTCGGTAAAATGGGGATTACACTCTCTGCCCTGTCCGGCACCAAGAGAAGATCAAAGAGCTCATTcactcatcattcattcattcctccaagtcatatttattaagcacctactatattcCAGGGACTGTTCTAGAccctggggacacagcagtggaTAAATCTACAAAGAGATTTAGTGGTAAATAAGACTGAGAGTCCCTGCTCCTGCAGAGCTTCCCATCTAAAGGGGAAGAAACATATTAACCAAATAATTACATGGAAAATGATTGAACCAAAGATAAGCCTGAAGAAACACAGGATACTGTGaatgtgaaagtatttttaacacttaaaagctaatgaggccaggcacggtggctcacgcctgttatcccagcactttgggaggctgaggcaggcagatcacctgaggtcaggagttcgagaccagccaggccaacatggcgaaaccccatctctactaaaaatacaaaaaattagctgaacatagTGGTGCccagctgaggcacaagaatcgcttgaacccaggaggtgaaggttgcagtgagccaagattgcgccactgcactccagcctgggcaacaaagtgagactctgtctcaaaaaaaaaaaaaaaaaactgatgaataTAAAGAACAAATCTTcatattattactgttatttgtGCAGATCTGTTCTTGATACTGAATGAGAGAACTTCACAAACACCAGTCTTACCCTTTTGGAGCAAAAAGCTGGAGACAGTTGGACACGAACATTTGATACAGGACATACCAACAGCCGAACAGAAAGGGCAACTGAGGCTCTCTGTCCTCAGCAGCCACAGAGACTTGCCTGTGCATACAATGTGCAGCAG from Homo sapiens chromosome 11, GRCh38.p14 Primary Assembly encodes:
- the TMPRSS5 gene encoding transmembrane protease serine 5 isoform 5 (isoform 5 is encoded by transcript variant 5), translated to MSLMLDDQPPMEAQYAEEGPGPGIFRAEPGDQQHPISQAVCWRSMRRGCAVLGALGLLAGAGVGSWLLVLYLCPAASQPISGTLQDEEITLSCSEASAEEALLPALPKTVSFRINSEDFLLEAQVRDQPRWLLVCHEGWSPALGLQICWSLGHLRLTHHKGVNLTDIKLNSSQEFAQLSPRLGGFLEEAWQPSFRLARLSSWRVHAGLVSHSAVRPHQGALVERIIPHPLYSAQNHDYDVALLRLQTALNFSDTVGAVCLPAKEQHFPKGSRCWVSGWGHTHPSHTYSSDMLQDTVVPLFSTQLCNSSCVYSGALTPRMLCAGYLDGRADACQGDSGGPLVCPDGDTWRLVGVVSWGRGCAEPNHPGVYAKVAEFLDWIHDTAQDSLL
- the TMPRSS5 gene encoding transmembrane protease serine 5 isoform 2 (isoform 2 is encoded by transcript variant 2); translated protein: MRRGCAVLGALGLLAGAGVGSWLLVLYLCPAASQPISGTLQDEEITLSCSEASAEEALLPALPKTVSFRINSEDFLLEAQVRDQPRWLLVCHEGWSPALGLQICWSLGHLRLTHHKGVNLTDIKLNSSQEFAQLSPRLGGFLEEAWQPSFRLARLSSWRVHAGLVSHSAVRPHQGALVERIIPHPLYSAQNHDYDVALLRLQTALNFSDTVGAVCLPAKEQHFPKGSRCWVSGWGHTHPSHTYSSDMLQDTVVPLFSTQLCNSSCVYSGALTPRMLCAGYLDGRADACQGDSGGPLVCPDGDTWRLVGVVSWGRGCAEPNHPGVYAKVAEFLDWIHDTAQDSLL